The Salvelinus alpinus chromosome 3, SLU_Salpinus.1, whole genome shotgun sequence genome segment accccagtctgaagtcttgagcactctggagctgtttttcgtcaaggatctctatACTTTAATCAGTtgatctttcccttgatcctgattattctcccagtctctgccgctgaaaaacatccccacagcatgatgctgccaacaccatgcttcaccgtagagatggtgccaggtttcctcctgacttgatgcttggcattcaggccaaagatttcaatcttggtttcatcagaccaaagaatcttgtttctcatagtctgagagtctttaggtgccttttggcaaactccaagcgggcatgtcatgtgccttttactgaggagtggcttccgtctggccactctactataaaggcttgattggtggagtgctgcacagatggttgtccttctggaaggttctcccatctccacagaggaactctagagctctgtcagagtgaccattgggttcttggtcacctccctgaccaaggcccttctcccccgattgctcagtttggccgggcggccagctctaggaagagtcttggtggttccaaactccaTCCATTTacgaatgattgaggccactgtattctcggggaccttcaatgcagcataTCTTTTTTGgtccccttccccagatctctgcctcgacacaatcctgtctcggagatctacggacaattccttcgacctcatggcttggttttgctctgacatgcactgtcaactgtggcacATTATATAggcaagtgtgtgcctttccaaatcatgtccaaccaattgaatttatgacaggtggactccaatcaagttgtggaaacatctcaaggatgatcaatggaaaccggacgcacctgagctcaattttgagtctcatagcaaagggtctgaatacgtatgtaaatacggtatttctgttttagtttTTAATCAAAATCTCTTAAaacctgctttcactttgtcattacggaGTATTAGAACAAGGTTGTAAgttaacaaaatggggaaaaagtcaaggggtctgaattcacTATATATGTATACACTGTCCTTATTGGTTGATAACCACATACCCGTCGACTAAACCAACGCCTCTACCTGTCCCCAGGTACATCTACTGTGATGAGATAGACCTGAGTGCTGATACAGTGCTGGCCACGCTCTACGCTGCTAAGAAGTACATCGTGCCTCACCTGGCCAGAGCCTGTGTTAACTTCCTGGAGACCAGCCTGTCAGCTAAGAATGCCTGCGTCTTGCTGTCACAGAGCTGTCTGTTCGAGGAGCCCGAACTCACACAACGCTGCTGGGAGGTGAGGGACGTTTATTTTATTTGGTTACTCCGGATCTGTtactaaggttagggttagaaaaAGGGTTATGTtcagggttaggataagggtttgggttagggttagaataagggttagggttaggtttagaataagtgtTAAGTTTAGGATTAGAATAAGGCTTAGGTTTAGaaaaagtgttatgtttaggTTTAGGATaagggtttaggttagggttaggagaagggttagggttagggttagggttcgaataagggttaagtttagtgtTAGGATAAGGGTTTAGGTTAGGataaaagttagggttagggttagggctaggtttagaataagggttaagtttagggttaggaaaaggggttaggattaggattaggataagggttagggtaagggttagaataagggttaagcgTAGGGTTAGAATACGTGTTTGGATTAAGGTTAaaataagggttaagtttaggattagaataagggttaaggtaggggttagggttatgttaagaatacgggttaagtttaggattagaataagggttagggttatgtttagaataagggttacgTTTAGGATTAGAATAAGGGTTACGTTTAGGATTAGAATCAGGGTTACGTTTAGGATTAGAATAAGGGTTACGTTTAggattagaataagggttagggttaactccaTAGCATTCGATTCCAAGCCCAAGTCTAAGTCCTTTATACTTGAGTCCAAGTCCAGTGACGAGTCAGTTGGTAGTGCTAAAAGATGAAACGTGGCCCTTTAGTTAAAACGATCTCTGTGTAGAACATTCAATGAATCATTCCAGACTCGCTACATTCTGCTGTCCACCTCCATCCCACCAGGTGATTGACGCCCAGGCAGAGCTGGCCCTGCGGTCGGAGGGTTTCACTGACATCGACTCCCAGACACTAGAGAGTATCCTCCAGAGAGAGACCCTCAACGCCAAGGAGGAGGTGGTGTTTGAGGCAGCTCTGAGCTGGGCAGAGGCAGAGTGTCAGAGACAGGACCTCACCACCTCCATAGACAACAAGAGAAAGGTATTTCTGATGGTAGCTTTTGATCAAAATGTATCTGTTGAGTAAAGTACAAATTCTTGTACTGTCCTTAAGTACTTTTgagtgtatctgtactttactcaaGTATTTACATTTTTCTGTAAATGTTTACCTATAGTTCGCTACATTCCTTGAAGACAtactttatttaatttttttatttacttaaatttcacctttatttaaccaggtaggctagttgtgaacaagttctcatttgcaactgcgacctggccaagataaagcatagcaattcgacacatacaacaagacagagttacacatggaataaacaaaacatacagtcaataatacagtagaacaaaaaaGAAAACAACAAGTCTAATATTCCCTTGCATTTCctctgacacacaaacatacttgTTACATTGGAAATGCTCTTGTAGCAGAGCAACGTTTATATGGTTCCTTTGTCTGTTTCCTATTCAAGGTTCTGGGCAAGGCCGTTTTCCTGATCCGCATCCCCACCATGGCATTGGACGACTTCGCCAATGGTGCCGCCCAGTCGGGCGTCCTGACTCTGAATGAGACCAACGACATCTTCCTGTGGTACACCGCTGCCAAGAAACCGGACCTCCAGTTCGCCAGCCAGCCACGGAAGGGGTTATCTCCGCAACGCTGCCACCGGTTCCAATCCTGCGCCTACCGCAGCAACCAATGGCGATACCGAGGGCGATGCGACAGCATCCAGTTCGCCGTTGACAAACGCGTCTTCATCGCCGGGTTCGGACTCTACGGCTCCAGCTGCGGTTCTGCAGAGTACTCAGCTAAGATCGAGCTCAAACGCCAAGGCATTCTCCTCGGACATAACCTGAGTAAATACTTCTCTGACGGTTCTAGTAACACGTTCCCTGTGTGGTTTGAGTACCCCGTGCAGATAGAACCCGATACGTTCTACACGGCTTCTGTAGTCTTGGATGGGAACGAGTTGAGTTACTTTGGTCAGGAAGGAATGACAGAGGTGCAGTGTGGGAAGGTGACGTTCCAATTCCAGTGTTCGTCAGACAGCACCAATGGGACAGGAGTACAGGGGGGTCAGATACCTGAACTCATTTTCTACGCCTAAAGGAACACAATGAAATGGATTTTTACCATTACTGACTTTAGTGAAGTAGAGTAAAAAGTTGCCCCAAGTCGCTGATGTTGGATCAGTTTTACATTTGCCCCACTAGTAGTTAAGGTTAAGATTAGGGTAGGGGAAACTGATCCAAGATTTGTACCTAGAGGAAACGTCATCCAGGAGTGACTTTGATGCCCATGGagatgtgtttgtttttacagcaCTTATTACTGACTTTGGTTTGATGGGTGAAACATGTCCATTACGAGGACTGATTGAGAATGGATTGATCTAGATGGCACTTACTTTGCAAGTGATGGCTGTCATCATAGCGATGTGATATTATCCCATTGCTGACTTTGATGGACAATTTCCCT includes the following:
- the btbd3b gene encoding BTB/POZ domain-containing protein 3; the protein is MVDAKGRKMKCLTFLLMLPESVKSKSASSKSSKKTVNVGGASGGSTGSKLPPVCYEIITLKNKKKKKMAADIFPSTKKQGGGSSATVQEYQQQNLNNNNTIQNCNWQGLYSTIRERNSVMFNNELMADVHFVVGQTGGTQRLPGHRYVLAVGSSVFHAMFYGELAENKDEIRIPDVEPAAFLAMLKYIYCDEIDLSADTVLATLYAAKKYIVPHLARACVNFLETSLSAKNACVLLSQSCLFEEPELTQRCWEVIDAQAELALRSEGFTDIDSQTLESILQRETLNAKEEVVFEAALSWAEAECQRQDLTTSIDNKRKVLGKAVFLIRIPTMALDDFANGAAQSGVLTLNETNDIFLWYTAAKKPDLQFASQPRKGLSPQRCHRFQSCAYRSNQWRYRGRCDSIQFAVDKRVFIAGFGLYGSSCGSAEYSAKIELKRQGILLGHNLSKYFSDGSSNTFPVWFEYPVQIEPDTFYTASVVLDGNELSYFGQEGMTEVQCGKVTFQFQCSSDSTNGTGVQGGQIPELIFYA